Proteins encoded in a region of the Vibrio ponticus genome:
- a CDS encoding TRAP transporter small permease: MEQSFFTKVGRVTDAIEESLIAFFLGAMTLLTFANVISRYVFNDNILWALELTVFMFAWMVLVGASYGVKKHFHIGVDVIINMAPDNLRKVYALLAAACCLAFSILLLVGSWNYWFPFVTDRAWYETDDIPMPEMLQFLADWLNEGERYEKMPRFIPYMALPIGMALLTFRFAQVTWYIATNKQDRLIAGHEAEEDLEALKAELADAGDAMDTKNNKSDKES; encoded by the coding sequence ATGGAACAGTCATTTTTTACCAAAGTCGGACGGGTAACTGACGCCATTGAAGAGTCTCTCATCGCCTTTTTTCTTGGTGCGATGACGCTATTAACGTTTGCCAACGTTATCTCCCGTTATGTGTTTAACGACAACATACTTTGGGCATTAGAACTTACGGTATTTATGTTTGCCTGGATGGTGTTAGTTGGCGCCTCTTATGGTGTTAAAAAGCACTTTCATATTGGTGTAGATGTGATCATTAACATGGCGCCGGACAACCTGCGTAAAGTTTACGCCTTGCTGGCGGCGGCGTGCTGTTTGGCGTTTTCTATCTTGCTACTCGTTGGTTCATGGAACTATTGGTTCCCATTTGTTACCGACCGCGCTTGGTACGAAACCGACGACATTCCAATGCCTGAAATGCTGCAGTTTTTAGCCGACTGGCTTAATGAAGGCGAGCGTTATGAAAAAATGCCGCGCTTTATTCCTTATATGGCTTTACCGATAGGTATGGCACTGCTGACTTTCCGTTTTGCTCAAGTGACTTGGTACATTGCAACCAACAAACAAGATCGTTTGATTGCCGGTCATGAAGCGGAGGAAGATTTAGAAGCGCTGAAAGCGGAACTGGCGGATGCCGGTGATGCGATGGATACAAAAAACAATAAAAGCGACAAGGAGAGCTAG
- a CDS encoding TRAP transporter substrate-binding protein gives MFKPLTLLSVSVLAATSFNAMAACDPGETVIKFSHVTNTDKHPKGIAASLLEQRVNDEMNGKLCMQVFPNSTLYDDNKVLEALLNGDVQLAAPSLSKFEKFTKKYRIFDLPFLFEDVDAVDRFQNSESGEKLKNAMNRRGLQGLAFWHNGMKQMSANKPLLTPQDAEGLKFRVQASDVLVAQFEQLGANPQKMSFKEVYGGLQTKVIDGQENTWSNIYGKKFFEVQDGITETNHGILDYLVVTSTDFWKGLPDDQREQLNTIIQEVTATRNAESTKVNNQNKANIIEAGGVVRTLTPEQRQQWVTALQPVWNKFEKDIGSDLIQAALDSNN, from the coding sequence ATGTTTAAGCCTTTGACCCTACTATCCGTATCTGTATTGGCAGCCACAAGTTTTAATGCGATGGCGGCCTGTGATCCTGGTGAGACAGTGATTAAGTTCAGCCATGTCACCAACACAGATAAACACCCTAAAGGCATTGCAGCTTCACTATTGGAACAGCGTGTAAACGATGAGATGAATGGCAAACTGTGTATGCAGGTTTTTCCAAACTCAACGCTATACGATGACAACAAAGTACTCGAAGCGCTACTAAACGGTGACGTGCAACTTGCTGCCCCTTCTCTCTCTAAGTTTGAAAAGTTCACGAAAAAGTACCGTATCTTTGACCTACCATTCCTATTTGAAGACGTTGATGCGGTTGACCGTTTCCAAAATTCGGAATCGGGTGAGAAGCTGAAAAATGCGATGAACCGTCGTGGTTTGCAAGGTCTGGCATTCTGGCATAACGGTATGAAGCAGATGTCGGCGAATAAGCCACTGCTGACTCCTCAAGATGCGGAAGGCTTGAAGTTCCGTGTACAAGCATCCGATGTATTGGTCGCGCAGTTTGAGCAGCTAGGCGCTAACCCACAGAAGATGTCATTCAAAGAAGTGTATGGCGGTCTGCAAACTAAAGTTATCGACGGTCAAGAAAACACTTGGTCAAATATCTACGGTAAGAAGTTCTTCGAAGTTCAAGACGGTATTACTGAAACCAACCACGGTATTCTTGATTACCTAGTCGTGACTTCTACGGATTTCTGGAAAGGTTTACCAGACGACCAGCGTGAGCAGTTAAATACAATTATTCAAGAAGTCACCGCGACACGTAATGCTGAATCGACCAAGGTAAATAACCAGAACAAAGCCAACATCATTGAAGCAGGTGGCGTGGTACGTACTCTAACTCCAGAGCAGCGCCAACAGTGGGTAACAGCCCTACAACCGGTTTGGAATAAATTCGAGAAAGATATCGGTTCGGATCTTATCCAAGCAGCTCTCGATTCCAATAATTAA
- the fes gene encoding enterochelin esterase has product MIPLLASLTTTLAHAVSDIEETVSISDAYQAEIHIEKTSYIRGSVESSKSLAFARIIDAQGRVVKDIVDEGQRDGEIFWLVTTPGKYSLEIVTQEKDNQIKVMVEEKSLKSDQSVNPNESPISPKLIEVSKSLSAGMSDVDRQFWQQIALSGSPLIEPNHDGSAIVTFLWRGDEHNVRLFGAPYDGHVYLSRLKNTDIWYKSYHVPNGSRLSYRMAPNVPQLSGFEWIEQRRAVLATAQTDPLNIRAKFIAANDKFGDASTLEYGDVISDQYTLESGAVKGEVHEYQLTSEILDNSRSIKVYLPNAQYQTAKDAPLLIVFDGDQYLTRVPTPTILDNLIAEKKTPPLRAIFVNHPTNKLRGKELPPNPKFAQFMATELIPWAKQEFQIEPVAKQTILTGSSYGGLASMYVAHQYPEVFGNVLSQSGSFWWAPSRLQKAWLTKQIEKSPENNLKVYMNAGVFEEQPERASIIETNRKLYQLLKDKQYQVHFDELASGHDYYSWRVTIVNGLDYLFKN; this is encoded by the coding sequence ATGATTCCTCTTTTAGCATCATTAACGACAACGCTAGCGCACGCGGTAAGTGATATTGAAGAAACCGTGTCGATATCGGATGCTTATCAAGCTGAGATACACATTGAGAAAACGAGTTATATTCGCGGTAGTGTGGAGAGTAGCAAGTCTTTAGCATTTGCTCGGATCATTGATGCTCAAGGTCGCGTTGTAAAAGATATTGTGGATGAAGGTCAGCGTGATGGGGAGATTTTCTGGTTGGTAACAACGCCAGGCAAGTATAGTTTGGAGATTGTTACGCAAGAAAAAGATAATCAAATTAAAGTGATGGTTGAAGAGAAATCACTTAAATCCGATCAAAGCGTTAATCCCAATGAATCACCAATTAGTCCTAAATTAATTGAGGTAAGTAAAAGCCTCTCTGCGGGTATGAGTGATGTGGATAGACAATTTTGGCAACAGATTGCACTCTCGGGCTCACCGTTAATCGAGCCTAACCATGATGGTAGTGCTATTGTCACTTTTTTATGGCGAGGTGATGAGCATAATGTGCGTCTGTTTGGCGCACCTTATGATGGTCACGTTTATCTATCGCGATTGAAAAACACCGACATTTGGTACAAAAGCTACCACGTCCCAAATGGCAGTAGGCTTTCTTATCGCATGGCTCCTAATGTTCCTCAGCTTTCCGGTTTTGAGTGGATTGAACAACGACGAGCTGTACTGGCAACTGCACAAACGGATCCGCTCAATATTCGAGCTAAGTTTATTGCGGCAAATGATAAATTTGGTGACGCTTCTACGCTGGAATATGGCGATGTGATTTCTGATCAATACACACTCGAGAGCGGAGCGGTGAAAGGGGAAGTACACGAGTACCAGCTAACTAGTGAGATTCTCGACAATTCTCGCTCGATAAAAGTTTACCTACCCAATGCTCAATATCAGACAGCCAAAGATGCCCCATTGTTAATCGTATTTGATGGTGACCAATATTTAACTCGCGTCCCAACCCCAACGATTCTTGATAACTTAATTGCAGAGAAGAAAACTCCACCGTTACGCGCGATATTTGTTAATCACCCGACCAATAAACTGCGCGGAAAAGAGTTACCACCAAATCCTAAATTTGCCCAATTTATGGCAACAGAGCTAATACCTTGGGCTAAGCAAGAGTTTCAAATTGAACCAGTAGCAAAGCAAACCATCTTGACAGGATCCAGCTATGGTGGCTTGGCTTCGATGTATGTGGCTCATCAGTACCCTGAGGTATTTGGCAATGTGTTAAGTCAGTCAGGCTCCTTTTGGTGGGCACCGAGCCGACTACAAAAAGCTTGGTTGACCAAACAGATAGAAAAATCGCCAGAAAATAACCTTAAAGTTTACATGAATGCCGGCGTATTCGAAGAGCAACCTGAGCGAGCCAGTATTATTGAGACCAACAGAAAACTCTATCAACTGCTTAAAGATAAACAGTATCAAGTTCATTTCGATGAACTAGCTAGTGGGCATGATTATTACAGTTGGCGAGTGACGATCGTTAATGGTCTTGACTATCTTTTTAAAAACTAG